A region of Culicoides brevitarsis isolate CSIRO-B50_1 chromosome 1, AGI_CSIRO_Cbre_v1, whole genome shotgun sequence DNA encodes the following proteins:
- the LOC134828035 gene encoding protein yellow-like, giving the protein MAYFKELVGILALIAVVAAGQYEYSRYEPAYSKDYGKGKSHHKDVELHKLCSWNVVEFESCKLRSDAWHPLKLDAGRNYIPENNLPTAFQFSNDRRVFVALSRKRTGVYATLAYFNLDDVRDGCCPPLKAYPSDEANSLDADCCNEGNLVNVERFNVDRCNRLWVLDKNGLELNDKNWVLGSPKLVVFDLKTNKVLREVPLHSDLYENQFGLDTVVINADPKDCENTHAYVLDTYAGAIVVYSYKQNKFWRHKSPEFSNDAKYTKFTLKTRKNKEVTYYRDENVFDCARDYVNNEVVCHSVGSLDEWTLPFEELESEETARCSPDSLNVQFLGQKCEDGQTGTHVLNTDNQVVWGAHELQYGAACWNRQNPLNPSAVSLVVSDCDRLPYVADLTLTKVDLEPFCGSRKRHGDETYVVLLSNNEVGIKTHGFDHKEENFGIYFFRESDALECNPQCLPKKGYSHKQPKYDHDDKHSSHKTSKKPQYYDHDDKYSKYDHDDKYSKYDHHDKHSSYKTSKKPHHHDHDDKYSKYDHDDKHSYGHSKKHYDHDNKYSKYDHEDKYSKYDHDDKHSSYKTSKKPHHYHHDEKYSKYDHDDKYGHSEKHYDHDDKYSHKSPKVSLYHKYEPVHRPQPTKFPLYVPVKTYEHEGYLFNTRAPYHYQYRYKKSEKAEAEAAEDTKQE; this is encoded by the exons ATGGCTTACTTTAAAGAATTAGTTGGAATTTTGGCTTTAATAGCCGTCGTAGCTGCTGGGCAATACGAATACAGTCGTTATGAGCCTGCATACTCAAAAGACTATGGCAAGGGTAAATCGCATCACAAGGACGTAGAATTACATAAATTGTGCAGTTGGAACGTGGTTGAATTCGAATCTTGCAAATTGCGAAGTGATGCATGGC atCCACTTAAATTAGATGCTGGTCGCAATTACATTCCCGAGAACAATCTCCCAACCGCTTTCCAATTCTCTAATGATCGTCGCGTTTTTGTCGCTTTATCCAGAAAACGTACCGGAGTCTACGCTACCTTGGCTTATTTCAATCTTGATGACGTTCGTGATGGTTGCTGTCCCCCATTGAAAGCCTACCCATCTGACGAAGCCAATTCCTTGGATGCCGATTGCTGCAACGAAGGAAACTTGGTCAACGTTGAACGTTTCAACGTCGATCGATGCAACCGTTTGTGGGTTCTTGACAAAAATGGTCTCGAATTGAATGACAAGAACTGGGTTTTGGGATCACCTAAATTGGTTGTCTTCGACTTGAAAACGAACAAAGTTTTGCGTGAAGTACCACTTCATTCGGATTTGTATGAGAATCAATTCGGCTTGGATACCGTTGTCATTAACGCTGATCCCAAGGACTGCGAAAATACACATGCTTACGTTCTTGATACGTATGCCGGCGCTATTGTCGTTTACTcctacaaacaaaacaaattttggcgACACAAGTCACCCGAATTCTCTAACGATGCCAAATATACCAAATTCACCCTCAAGACACGCAAAAACAAGGAAGTCACTTACTACAGAGATGAAAATGTATTTGATTGCGCTCGCGACTATGTGAATAACGAAGTTGTCTGTCACTCGGTTGGATCTTTGGATGAATGGACCCTTCCTTTCGAAGAATTGGAAAGCGAGGAAACCGCTCGTTGTTCACCCGACTCCTTGAATGTGCAATTCTTGGGACAAAAATGTGAAGATGGCCAAACCGGAACACACGTCTTGAACACCGATAACCAAGTTGTCTGGGGAGCTCATGAATTGCAATATGGTGCTGCTTGTTGGAATCGCCAAAACCCATTGAACCCATCAGCTGTCTCTCTTGTTGTGTCAGATTGCGATCGTTTGCCATACGTGGCTGACTTGACACTTACTAAAGTCGATTTGGAACCTTTCTGTGGATCTCGTAAACGTCATGGTGACGAAACTTATGTTGTGCTTCTCTCAAACAATGAAGTTGGTATCAAGACTCATGGATTTGATCACAAGGAAGAAAACTTTGGAATTTATTTCTTCAGAGAAAGTGATGCTCTTGAATGCAATCCACAATGCTTGCCCAAGAAGGGATATTCTCACAAACAACCAAAATACGATCATGATGATAAACATTCAAGCCACAAGACCTCAAAGAAGCCACAATATTACGATCACGATGACAAATACTCTAAATACGATCACGACGACAAATACTCCAAATACGATCATCATGACAAACATTCCAGCTACAAGACTTCAAAGAAGCCACACCACCACGATCACGACGACAAATATTCCAAATACGATCATGATGATAAACATTCTTATGGACACTCGAAGAAACATTATGACCACGATAACAAATACTCCAAATACGATCACGAagacaaatattcaaaatacgATCATGATGACAAACATTCCAGCTACAAGACCTCAAAGAAGCCTCACCACTACCATCACGACGAAAAATACTCCAAATATGATCATGATGACAAATATGGACACTCGGAGAAACATTATGACCATGATGACAAATATTCCCACAAATCACCAAAAGTATCCTTGTACCACAAATACGAACCCGTCCATCGCCCACAACCCACCAAATTCCCTCTTTATGTACCCGTAAAAACATACGAACACGAAGGTTACCTCTTCAACACAAGAGCTCCTTACCATTACCAATATCGGTACAAAAAATCCGAGAAAGCTGAAGCTGAAGCTGCTGAGGATACCAAGCAAGAGTAA
- the LOC134827309 gene encoding L-dopachrome tautomerase yellow-f2-like, translating to MVYIKELIGLFALIAIVAASGYKHSYSHYDKYDKDDKWDRHDKHDHHDKHDHHDKHDHHGKYDKYDKDDKWDKHYKHDKKHGSDVELHKLCSWNVVEFEKCNLRSDAWHPLKLDAGRNYIPENNVPTGFAFSQDGRVFVSLARERKGVYATLAYFHLKDVRDDCCPKLRAYPSDEANSLDAECCNEGNLVNVKRFTVDRCNRLWAVDKNLLDLNDKNWVLGSPKLVVYNLGSNKCDREVKIPQEYYTHSAQGLDSVLVHSEPHKPEDAHAYIPDTYNGCIVVYSYKQNKFWKVCSPEFYSDAKYSKFCLETRKGKDVTYYRNELVYDCTLDYKREEAICHSVSSLDEFTVPLCELESEETARCSPDSLNVKFLGQKCKDGQTGTHHLNPKNQVVWGVQELNHGVACWNRENKLSPDAVNVVVSCSQRLPYVADLALTNYDLAPFCKSRKYHKDETYVVVLSNNRASIRAHGFDHKQENFAFYFFSESEALECNPQCAPHKHSHHKDSKHYEPSHKSHHDYSRPYSYRYKKSKESVAEQ from the exons atggtcTACATCAAGGAGCTAATTGGTCTTTTTGCTTTGATTGCTATCGTAGCAGCAAGTGGCTACAAGCATTCGTACTCTCACTATGATAAGTACGACAAAGATGACAAGTGGGATAGACATGATAAGCATGACCATCACGACAAGCATGATCACCACGACAAGCATGATCATCATGGCAAATACGACAAATATGACAAAGACGACAAATGGGACAAACACTACAAACATGACAAGAAACACGGTTCAGACGTTGAATTGCACAAATTGTGCAGCTGGAACGTTGTTGAGTTCGAAAAATGCAACTTGAGAAGTGACGCATGGC ACCCACTTAAATTGGATGCTGGTCGCAACTACATCCCCGAAAACAACGTCCCAACTGGTTTTGCTTTCTCCCAAGATGGCCGTGTCTTCGTTTCTCTTGCTCGTGAACGCAAAGGTGTCTATGCTACCTTGGCTTACTTCCACTTGAAGGATGTCCGTGACGATTGCTGCCCCAAATTGAGAGCTTACCCATCTGACGAAGCCAACTCTTTGGATGCCGAATGCTGCAACGAAGGCAACTTGGTCAACGTTAAGCGTTTCACCGTCGACCGATGCAACCGCTTGTGGGCTGTCGACAAGAACCTTCTCGACTTGAACGACAAAAACTGGGTTTTGGGATCACCAAAATTGGTTGTCTACAACTTGGGCAGCAACAAATGCGATCGTGAAGTCAAGATCCCCCAAGAATATTACACTCACTCTGCTCAAGGTTTGGACAGCGTTCTCGTTCACTCTGAACCTCACAAGCCCGAAGATGCCCATGCTTACATTCCCGATACCTACAACGGATGCATCGTCGTCTACTcatacaaacaaaacaaattctgGAAGGTGTGCTCACCCGAATTCTACAGCGATGCCAAATACAGTAAATTCTGCCTCGAAACCCGCAAGGGCAAGGATGTCACCTACTACAGAAACGAATTGGTCTACGATTGTACCCTCGACTACAAGCGCGAAGAAGCTATCTGCCACTCTGTCTCCTCTTTGGACGAATTCACCGTTCCATTGTGCGAATTGGAAAGTGAGGAAACCGCTCGCTGCTCACCCGACTCCTTGAATGTCAAATTCTTGGGACAAAAATGCAAGGATGGTCAAACTGGAACACACCACTTGAACCCCAAAAACCAAGTTGTCTGGGGAGTCCAAGAATTGAACCATGGTGTTGCTTGCTGGAACCGTGAAAACAAATTGAGCCCTGATGCCGTCAACGTTGTTGTCTCTTGCTCTCAACGCTTGCCATACGTCGCTGACTTGGCTCTTACCAATTACGATTTGGCACCATTCTGCAAATCACGCAAATACCACAAGGATGAAACCTACGTCGTTGTTTTGTCCAACAACCGTGCCAGCATCCGTGCACATGGATTCGACCATAAACAAGAAAACTTTGCATTCTATTTCTTCTCCGAAAGCGAGGCTCTCGAATGCAACCCACAATGCGCTCCTCATAAACATTCACACCACAAGGACAGCAAACACTATGAACCCAGCCACAAATCTCATCATGACTATTCCAGACCCTATTCTTACCGTTACAAGAAATCTAAGGAATCAGTCgctgaacaataa
- the LOC134827310 gene encoding L-dopachrome tautomerase yellow-f2-like, whose amino-acid sequence MFLFKALLATLAVVAVASASKDHHHHHHSRKSHKGVTLHKLCSWNVVDYEKCSDLHRSDRWESCQLDAGRAYIPENNIPFSFGFSECGRVFVSQPRSRTGVYSNLGYFRLSDIGKDECCPPLTPFPPKYNATLGTDCCTEFGVVNVDRFTIDNCNRLWGLDRQALGLNDKHWNLRSPRLLVFDLNKDVLVREVVVPADMYADGEYQLGLVQVVVNADRKNPHNAHAYIVDTYNGCIVVYSYAQDKFWKVCSPQFYNDAKYSRFTLKTCKNKEITYYKDNFIVDCTPDHKNKQLLCHSDASLDEFAVDFDELNHEGVARCSPDSLSVQFLGQKCLYGQSSVHALNNDNQVVWTLQEQQYGVACWNRENRLHPGAVELVVSDHHALPYVTDLKLTDLDLSRFLDEPCKHDADKYVVVLSNNYRSIVEHGFDHKDENFGFYFFVEEEALDCNPECLCKDYKPHKSHDRKHKGYGALA is encoded by the exons atgttcttgTTCAAGGCATTATTGGCAACTTTGGCTGTGGTCGCTGTGGCATCAGCTTCCaaagatcatcatcatcatcatcattcgagAAAATCGCACAAAGGTGTGACTTTGCATAAATTGTGCAGCTGGAATGTAGTCGATTATGAGAAATGTTCGGATCTTCATCGTAGTGACCGTTGGG aatcttGCCAATTGGATGCTGGACGAGCTTACATCCCAGAGAACAATATTCCCTTCAGCTTTGGATTTTCCGAGTGTGGTCGTGTCTTTGTCAGTCAACCACGCAGTCGTACCGGAGTTTATTCCAACTTGGGTTATTTCCGTTTGTCTGACATCGGCAAGGATGAGTGCTGCCCTCCATTGACGCCCTTCCCACCAAAATATAATGCCACCCTTGGAACTGACTGCTGCACCGAATTCGGCGTTGTCAATGTCGATCGTTTCACCATCGATAACTGCAACCGTTTGTGGGGACTTGATAGACAAGCTCTCGGCTTAAATGACAAACACTGGAATTTACGTTCACCACGTTTGTTGGTCTTCGACTTGAACAAAGATGTCTTGGTACGTGAAGTTGTCGTGCCCGCCGACATGTACGCCGATGGCGAATATCAACTTGGACTTGTGCAAGTAGTTGTCAATGCCGACCGTAAAAATCCCCATAATGCTCATGCCTACATCGTTGATACCTATAACGGATGCATCGTCGTCTATTCGTATGCCCAAGATAAATTCTGGAAAGTTTGCTCGCCCCAATTCTACAATGACGCCAAATACAGTCGTTTTACCCTCAAGACCTGCAAAAACAAGGAAATCACTTACTACAAGGACAACTTCATTGTCGATTGCACGCCCGATCACAAGAACAAGCAACTTCTCTGCCATTCGGACGCCTCCTTGGACGAATTTGCCGTTGATTTCGATGAATTGAATCACGAGGGAGTTGCTCGTTGCTCTCCTGATTCCTTGAGCGTGCAATTCTTGGGTCAAAAGTGCCTGTATGGACAAAGTAGCGTACACGCATTGAACAATGACAACCAAGTTGTGTGGACATTGCAAGAACAACAATATGGCGTTGCCTGCTGGAATCGCGAAAACCGTCTTCATCCAGGAGCAGTTGAACTTGTCGTTTCGGACCATCATGCCTTGCCATACGTCACTGACCTCAAATTGACAGACTTGGATTTGAGCCGTTTCTTGGATGAGCCTTGCAAACACGATGCTGACAAATATGTCGTTGTTCTTTCCAACAATTATCGCAGCATTGTTGAACACGGATTCGACCATAAAGACGAAAACTTTGGTTTTTACTTCTTTGTGGAAGAAGAAGCTCTTGACTGTAATCCAGAATGCTTGTGCAAGGACTATAAGCCACACAAATCGCATGATCGCAAACACAAAGGATATGGAGCATTAGCTTAA
- the LOC134827307 gene encoding L-dopachrome tautomerase yellow-f2-like has product MVYIKELIALFALIAIVAANGYKHSYSHYDKDDKWDRHDKHDHHDKHDKHDHHGKYDKYDHHDKHDHHDKHDHHDKHDHHGKYDKYDKDDKWDKHYKHDKKHGSDVELHKLCSWNVVEFEKCNLRSDAWHPLKLDAGRNYIPENNVPTGFAFSQDGRVFVSLARERKGVYATLAYFHLKDVRDDCCPKLRAYPSDEANSLDAECCNEGNLVNVKRFTVDRCNRLWAVDKNLLDLNDKNWVLGSPKLVVYNLGSNKCDREVKIPQEYYTHSAQGLDSVLVHSEPHKPEDAHAYIPDTYNGCIVVYSYKQNKFWKVCSPEFYSDAKYSKFCLETRKGKDVTYYRNELVYDCTLDYKREEAICHSVSSLDEFTVPLCELESEETARCSPDSLNVKFLGQKCKDGQTGTHHLNPKNQVVWGVQELNHGVACWNRENKLSPDAVNVVVSCSQRLPYVADLALTNYDLAPFCKSRKYHKDETYVVVLSNNRASIRAHGFDHKQENFAFYFFSESEALECNPQCAPHKHSHHKDSKHYEPSHKSHHDYSRPYSYRYKKSKESVAEQ; this is encoded by the exons atggtcTACATCAAGGAACTAATTGCTCTTTTCGCTTTGATTGCTATCGTAGCAGCAAATGGCTACAAGCATTCGTACTCTCACTACGACAAGGATGACAAGTGGGATAGACATGATAAGCATGACCATCACGACAAGCATGACAAGCATGATCATCATGGCAAGTACGACAAATATGATCATCATGACAAGCATGATCACCACGACAAGCATGATCACCACGACAAGCATGATCATCATGGCAAATACGACAAATATGACAAAGACGACAAATGGGACAAACACTACAAACATGACAAGAAACACGGTTCAGACGTTGAATTGCACAAATTGTGCAGCTGGAACGTTGTTGAGTTCGAAAAATGCAACTTGAGAAGTGACGCATGGC ACCCACTTAAATTGGATGCTGGTCGCAACTACATCCCCGAAAACAACGTCCCAACTGGTTTTGCTTTCTCCCAAGATGGCCGTGTCTTTGTTTCTCTTGCTCGTGAACGCAAAGGTGTCTATGCTACCTTGGCTTACTTCCACTTGAAGGATGTCCGTGACGATTGCTGCCCCAAATTGAGAGCTTACCCATCTGACGAAGCCAACTCTTTGGATGCCGAATGCTGCAACGAAGGCAACTTGGTCAACGTTAAGCGTTTCACCGTCGACCGATGCAACCGCTTGTGGGCTGTCGACAAGAACCTTCTCGACTTGAACGACAAAAACTGGGTTTTGGGATCACCAAAATTGGTTGTCTACAACTTGGGCAGCAACAAATGCGATCGTGAAGTCAAGATCCCCCAAGAATATTACACACACTCTGCTCAAGGTTTGGACAGCGTTCTCGTTCACTCTGAACCTCACAAGCCCGAAGATGCCCATGCTTACATTCCCGATACCTACAACGGATGCATCGTCGTCTACTcatacaaacaaaacaaattctgGAAGGTGTGCTCACCCGAATTCTACAGCGATGCCAAATACAGTAAATTCTGCCTCGAAACCCGCAAGGGCAAGGATGTCACCTACTACAGAAACGAATTGGTCTACGATTGTACCCTCGACTACAAGCGCGAAGAAGCTATCTGCCACTCTGTCTCCTCTTTGGACGAATTCACCGTTCCATTGTGCGAATTGGAAAGTGAGGAAACCGCTCGCTGCTCACCCGACTCTTTGAACGTCAAATTCTTGGGACAAAAATGCAAGGATGGTCAAACTGGAACACACCACTTGAACCCCAAAAACCAAGTTGTCTGGGGAGTCCAAGAATTGAACCATGGTGTTGCTTGCTGGAACCGTGAAAACAAATTGAGCCCTGATGCCGTCAACGTTGTTGTCTCTTGCTCTCAACGCTTGCCATACGTCGCTGACTTGGCTCTTACCAACTACGATTTGGCACCATTCTGCAAATCACGCAAATACCACAAGGATGAAACCTACGTCGTTGTTTTGTCCAACAACCGTGCCAGCATCCGTGCTCATGGATTCGACCATAAACAAGAAAACTTTGCATTCTACTTCTTCTCCGAAAGCGAGGCTCTCGAATGCAACCCACAATGCGCTCCTCATAAACATTCACACCACAAGGACAGCAAACACTATGAACCCAGCCACAAATCTCATCATGACTATTCCAGACCCTATTCTTACCGTTACAAGAAATCCAAGGAATCAGTCgctgaacaataa
- the LOC134827308 gene encoding L-dopachrome tautomerase yellow-f2-like, whose protein sequence is MAYFKELVGILALIAVVAAGQYEYSRYEPYSKDYGKGKSHHKDVELHKLCSWNVVEFESCKLRSDAWHPLKLDAGRNYIPENNLPTAFQFSNDRRVFVALSRKRTGVYATLAYFNLDDVRDGCCPPLKAYPSDEANSLDADCCNEGNLVNVERFNVDRCNRLWVLDKNGLELNDKNWVLGSPKLVVFDLKTNKVLREVPLHSDLYESHQFGLDTVVINADPKDCENTHAYVLDTYAGAIVVYSYKQNKFWRHKSPEFSNDAKYTKFTLKTRKNKEVTYYRDENVFDCARDYVNNEVVCHSVGSLDEWTLPFEELESEETARCSPDSLNVQFLGRKCEDGQTGTHVLNTDNQVVWGAHELQYGAACWNRQNPLNPSAVSLVVSDCDRLPYVADLTLTKVDLEPFCGSRKRHGDETYVVLLSNNEVGIKTHGFDHKEENFGIYFFRESDALECNPQCLPKKGYSHKQPKYDHDDKHSSHKTSKKPHHHDHDDKYSKYDHDDKYSKYDHDYKHSYEHSNKHFEHSHHKDSKHYEPSHKSHHDYSRPYSYRYKKSKESVAEQ, encoded by the exons ATGGCTTACTTTAAAGAATTAGTTGGAATTTTGGCTTTAATAGCCGTCGTAGCTGCTGGGCAATACGAATACAGTCGTTATGAGCCATACTCAAAAGACTATGGCAAGGGTAAATCGCATCACAAGGACGTAGAATTACATAAATTGTGCAGTTGGAACGTGGTTGAATTCGAATCTTGCAAATTGCGAAGTGATGCATGGC atCCACTCAAATTAGATGCTGGTCGCAATTACATTCCCGAGAACAATCTCCCAACCGCTTTCCAATTCTCTAATGATCGTCGCGTTTTTGTCGCTTTATCCAGAAAACGCACCGGAGTCTACGCTACCTTGGCTTATTTCAATCTTGACGACGTTCGTGATGGTTGCTGTCCCCCATTGAAAGCCTACCCATCTGACGAAGCCAATTCCTTGGATGCCGATTGCTGCAACGAAGGAAACTTGGTCAACGTTGAACGTTTCAACGTCGATCGATGCAACCGTTTGTGGGTTCTTGACAAAAATGGTCTCGAATTGAATGACAAGAACTGGGTTTTGGGATCACCTAAATTGGTTGTCTTCGACTTGAAAACGAACAAAGTTTTGCGTGAAGTACCACTTCATTCGGATTTGTATGAGAGCCATCAATTTGGCTTGGATACCGTTGTCATTAACGCTGATCCCAAGGACTGCGAAAATACACATGCTTACGTTCTTGATACATATGCCGGCGCTATTGTCGTTTACTcctacaaacaaaacaaattttggcgACACAAGTCACCCGAATTCTCTAACGATGCCAAATATACCAAATTCACCCTCAAGACACGCAAAAACAAGGAAGTCACTTACTACAGAGATGAAAATGTATTTGATTGCGCTCGCGACTATGTGAATAACGAAGTTGTCTGTCACTCGGTTGGATCTTTGGATGAATGGACCCTTCCTTTCGAAGAATTGGAAAGCGAGGAAACCGCTCGTTGCTCACCCGACTCCTTGAACGTGCAATTCTTGGGACGAAAATGTGAAGATGGCCAAACCGGAACACACGTCTTGAACACCGATAACCAAGTTGTCTGGGGAGCTCATGAATTGCAATATGGTGCTGCTTGTTGGAATCGCCAAAACCCATTGAACCCATCAGCTGTCTCTCTTGTTGTGTCAGATTGCGATCGTTTGCCATACGTGGCTGACTTGACACTTACTAAAGTCGATTTGGAACCTTTCTGTGGATCTCGTAAACGTCATGGTGACGAAACTTATGTTGTGCTTCTCTCAAACAATGAAGTTGGTATCAAGACTCATGGATTTGATCACAAAGAAGAGAACTTTGGAATTTATTTCTTCAGAGAAAGTGATGCTCTTGAATGCAATCCACAATGCTTGCCCAAGAAGGGATATTCTCACAAACAACCAAAATACGATCATGATGATAAACATTCAAGCCACAAGACCTCTAAGAAGCCACACCACCACGATCACGACGACAAATATTCCAAATACGATCACGACGACAAATATTCCAAATACGATCATGATTACAAACATTCCTATGAACACTCGAATAAACATTTTGAACACTCACACCACAAGGACAGCAAACACTATGAACCCAGCCATAAATCTCATCATGACTATTCAAGACCCTATTCTTATCGTTACAAGAAATCAAAGGAATCAGTCGCTGAACAATAA